The genomic region CGCAGAAGCCGTTGACGGCGGCGACGACGGGTACCGCGCACTCGTAAACGGCGCGGAAGGCTTCGTAGCAGCCGCGGTTGGCGTCGATGAGCGCGGTGAAGCCCTCGGTGTTCTGCATCTCCTTGATGTCGACGCCTGCGTTGAAGCCGCGGCCCTCGGCCCGCAACACCACCACATGGGTGCTCATGTCGCGCCCCGCCGCGGTGATGGTGTCGGCGAGTTCGAACCATCCGCGGGACGGGATCGCATTGACGGGCGGGTAGTCGACGGTCACCGAGACGATGCCCGGCTCCACGGTCTTGGTGCTGATCGTCATAGGAACTCCAGTCGACTCTGAAACGGGGCGGCTACCTAAGCAAGCACTTGCTTGGTACGCTAGCACAGTGACTGACGCCGCCGACAGCGCCATCCGCCTCGGGCTCCAGGGCCGCATCGTCCTCGTCACCGGGGGTGTGCGCGGTGTCGGCGCAGGAATCAGCAAGGTCTTCGGCGACCAGGGTGCGACCGTCGTGACGTGTGCGCGCCGACCGGTCGAGGGACTGCCGTACGAATTCCACTCCTGCGATATCCGCGACGACGACGCGGTCAAGACGATGATCGGCGAGATCGTCGCCGACCACGGTCGCCTCGACGTCGTGGTCAACAACGCCGGTGGCTCACCTTACGTGCCTGCCGCAGAGGCGTCGGCGAAGTTCAGCCGAAAGATCCTGGAACTCAATCTACTTGGCGCGCTGTCGGTCTCGACGCACGCCAACACCGTCATGCAGGTTCAGCCCTCGGGCGGTTCCATCGTCAACATCACCAGCGTGAGCGGCAGGCGACCGACTCCGGGCACCGTGGCTTACGGCGCCGCGAAGGCGGGGTTGGAGAACATCACGAGCACGCTCGCGGTCGAGTGGGCGCCCAAGGTCAGGGTCAACTCCGTGGTCGTCGGGATGGTCGAGACCGAACAGTCGGAGTTGTTCTACGGGGACGCCGAATCGATTGCCGCCATCTCCCGGAACGTCCCACTGGGGCGTCTGGCAAAACCGGACGACATCGGTTGGGCCACAGCTTTTCTCGCCTCGGATGCAGCGACATACATCAGCGGTGCGTCGCTCGAGGTGCACGGTGGCGGCGAGCCACCGCACTACCTGTCGACCACCACCGCCGACATCTGAGTATCGGTGACGTCAATAGAAAGGGAACTAGCATGGGACTGCTCGACGGCCGCGTGGTCATCGTCACGGGAGCGGGCGGCGGGATCGGTCGCGCCCACGCGCTGGCTTTCGCCGCCGAGGGTGCCCGCGTGGTGGTCAACGACATCGGTGTCGGCCTGGACGGATCGCCCGCCGGTGGCGGTAGCGCCGCGCAGAGCGTCGTCGACGAGATCACCGCGGCCGGAGGCGAAGCCGTCGCCAACGGAGCCAACGTCGCCGACTGGGGCCAGGCCGAGGGCCTCGTCCAAGCGGCCGTCGACAACTTCGGCGGGGTCGACGTGCTGGTCAACAACGCCGGTATCGTCCGCGACCGGATGTTCGCCAACACCAGTGAGGAAGAATTCGACGCCGTCGTCGCCGTCCACCTCAAAGGTCACTTCGCCACCATGCGGCATGCCGCGGCGTACTGGCGCGCCCAGTCCAAGGCCGGCAACCCTGTAGACGCCCGCATCATCAACACCAGCTCGGGCGCGGGCCTGCAAGGCAGTGTGGGACAGGCCAACTACAGCGCAGCCAAGGCAGGCATCGCGGCGATGACCCTGGTCGCCGCGGCCGAGATGGGCCGCTACGGCGTGACGGTCAACGCGATCGCGCCGTCGGCGCGTACCCGGATGACCGAGACGGTGTTCGCCGAGATGATGTCCACGCAGGACCGCGACTTCGACGCCATGGCGCCGGAGAACATCTCGCCGCTGGTTGTCTGGCTGGGAAGCGTCGAGTCCAGCGACGTC from Mycobacterium sp. IDR2000157661 harbors:
- a CDS encoding SDR family oxidoreductase: MTDAADSAIRLGLQGRIVLVTGGVRGVGAGISKVFGDQGATVVTCARRPVEGLPYEFHSCDIRDDDAVKTMIGEIVADHGRLDVVVNNAGGSPYVPAAEASAKFSRKILELNLLGALSVSTHANTVMQVQPSGGSIVNITSVSGRRPTPGTVAYGAAKAGLENITSTLAVEWAPKVRVNSVVVGMVETEQSELFYGDAESIAAISRNVPLGRLAKPDDIGWATAFLASDAATYISGASLEVHGGGEPPHYLSTTTADI
- a CDS encoding SDR family oxidoreductase; the encoded protein is MGLLDGRVVIVTGAGGGIGRAHALAFAAEGARVVVNDIGVGLDGSPAGGGSAAQSVVDEITAAGGEAVANGANVADWGQAEGLVQAAVDNFGGVDVLVNNAGIVRDRMFANTSEEEFDAVVAVHLKGHFATMRHAAAYWRAQSKAGNPVDARIINTSSGAGLQGSVGQANYSAAKAGIAAMTLVAAAEMGRYGVTVNAIAPSARTRMTETVFAEMMSTQDRDFDAMAPENISPLVVWLGSVESSDVTGRMFEVEGGVVRVAEGWAHGPQVDKGARWDPAELGPVVRDLLGKARPPVPVYGA